From a region of the Daphnia pulicaria isolate SC F1-1A chromosome 1, SC_F0-13Bv2, whole genome shotgun sequence genome:
- the LOC124339755 gene encoding DNA polymerase zeta catalytic subunit-like isoform X1, with protein MDTSVETDKESVPVVSVRLVSADYYMSSPIPGLDFGYSTYRGLEIKKVPVIRIFGSTSTGYKVCLHVHGVFPYLYVPYDGSAPPDKMGHQIVIALDRAVNILQGQVNSSSHHVFKAVLVSGIPIYGYHGKEHQLFKFYFYNPNTRKHSYDLLLNGVVLKKILQPCEGHIPYILQFLMDFNLQGMNFIHLKKAFARRKPDDSVENLCPSTAEPVSSCEMELDCFAGDILNSLDVQDGIQMNPGLAALWEEEIERRKIKNINLKNIHPPASPPRSRAVPTSSHDFYKTNLSKQLRECASEAGDVSLSFCEVNEQMETSLAIETPEGVEKTLLSASSIDFHDSADRRKPMATPIEEESDLLDVLCDLADEHGSFISSPSRIPSSSIEDRAVGSQNSRSSRLTVTTPILDIISSSDSVEDLPFDDDSILGTQHSRTSPDDADAVNTGINDPTSDSDEERETLEMSQIFEESDHAVDSFHCGQSRTKDIRFSSASYTLDQIIEQEELDEESSSSSFTEHFLPNVDGANDDSSDDESSDCGASKRSKKDTKYKPLVFRSTNSTAGSVQNKAGTTLKLTSPSSSSQRFPSASFFTSTMPQVNNSISSDTQSETRNVCSKSASTKSPQTESIAMPNNCEYADALYAMSYLSPLPLDAPESPPKPGTPIKDARVAIGPLLEDISAYESASGGKIKFNSKRVLLKSLEEEISTYQSQNNRKLRLPPSISYQQTVKKQTGRKRKKKSDADVEEKRVPQMEGAYQDVKSSLIDTTLLLSQKLKSSQNMSQIESSMTVLKERTVSEIQSQESEQISDGESTECVLQEIGKETEDVKEDEMASEKVYSSCSTTEEDDQKIIADSQCKNMTNETKKDEDDIKDEASVSDAELNFSSQTPNNLQMSQIPPPSSDDSSGNCERISESMFEIKSSHTTIVNPSRPSSSLIYSTDHCDSSNSTWDGDNSGVLHGNDETDRPETPPTPLTECSEIPPQVLNPATAYTTATDGPSVERVTSTMSIYDIPSKDNCKAFWGDANDLPSIIKSKDIRRQSVLIGSNLICHLPEFGTTSQQIDEVNLNEANLPVVLASLTDPPSRQSVVQWLKDKNARESSDVASSSEVTTKKRERAEKQKNVCDRSQLEAASLNNSFGFRVSFGNCLEAKAVHQYQYLTILSVELHIETRQNLRPDPEFDTVMALFYTITNDVPLESPTPEMVTGVIIVDPEDVPGPNQRSRLLNRTAIVNFEVISVTSEFDLFQELAKLVNFWNPDIVVGYEIEMLSWGYLLQRGTVLGIHVQNQLSRIPGAYPDRHGGIPEDIIEGGYMVEKNSDITIGGRIVLNLWRILRVEIALQSYTFENMVFHILHRRVSTFPFEKLTRWWKSNHDRWQVVEHYVSRVRGNMELMEQLDVIGRTSELARLFGIQFYEVFTRGSQYRVESMMLRLAKPKNFIAVSPSVVQRSRMKAPEWLPLILEPESKFYTDPVLVLDFQSLYPSMIIAYNYCYSTCLGRTQLLGKNEPFEFGCTQLLVPPAVVRKLVKQDLVNISPAGAVFVKPEVRTGIIPQMLSEILNTRIMVKQSMKEYEGDTTLRRVFESRQLGLKLIANVTYGYTSANFSGRMPCVELGDSVVSKGRETLERAIHLIEERSEWKARVVYGDTDSVFVLLPGRSREEAFKIGDEIALAVTQANPQPVKLKFEKVYQPCILQTKKRYVGYKYESVNQKEPVYEAKGIETVRRDGCPAVVKLLERSLRVLFESCDVSKVKVYVQRQFTKILQNRNSLQDFIFAKEFRGREGYKPGACVPALEISKQQSRIDRRSEPRIGERVPYIVVYGSPGVPLIRLVVPANQLLIDTSLRLNAHYYITRAIIPALQRCLGLLGVDVLSWYQSLPRACAPPTSAVPSEHSNSRKATISQYFGSSVCLLCDDPILTNGLCAACGSSRQTSAFSLSAMQRLREKDYTELISLCQSCTGNTRIERDCISMDCPVLYRRVKAFQNLQLVSKWRDALSLL; from the exons ATGGACACGTCGGTAGAAACTGATAAAGAATCAGTTCCTGTTGTTTCTGTACGTTTAGTTAGTGCTGATTATTACATGAGCAGTCCCATTCCTGGATTGGATTTTGGATACTCAACATATAGGGggttagaaataaaaaaagtaccAGTTATTAGGATTTTTGGTTCAACATCAACAG GGTATAAAGTATGCCTGCATGTACATGGGGTGTTTCCATATTTATATGTCCCTTATGATGGATCAGCTCCACCTGATAAAATGGGCCATCAGATTGTTATAGCTCTTGATAGAGCTGTAAATATTTTACAAGGCCAGGTTAACTCATCGTCTCATCATGTTTTCAAGGCTGTACTTGTTAGTGGTATTCCAATTTATGGGTATCATGGAAAAGAACAccaacttttcaaattttatttttacaatccCAACACAAGAAAGCATTCGTATGACCTTTTGTTG AATGGAGTTgtactgaaaaaaattctccaACCTTGTGAAGGTCACATACCTTACATTCTTCAGTTTCTCATGGACTTTAATTTGCAAGGAATGAATTTCATCCACTTGAAAAAAGCATTCGCACGGCGGAAACCTG ATGACAGTGTCGAGAATTTATGTCCAAGTACGGCAGAGCCCGTGAGTTCGTGTGAAATGGAACTCGATTGTTTTGCCGGCGATATTCTGAATTCTTTAGATGTTCAAG ACGGAATCCAAATGAATCCCGGGCTGGCCGCCTTGtgggaagaagaaatagagcgtcgaaagataaaaaatatcaatttaaaaaacatacatCCACCTGCTTCACCACCTAGATCACGTGCTGTGCCAACCTCTAGTCATGACTTTTACAAAACAAACTTAAGCAAGCAGTTGCGTGAATGCGCTAGTGAAGCG GGAGATGTATCGTTGTCATTTTGCGAAGTAAATGAGCAGATGGAAACAAGCTTAGCAATTGAAACACCAGAAGGAGTTGAAAAGACGTTGCTGTCAGCTTCGAGTATTGATTTCCACGATTCAGCAGATAGAAGGAAACCGATGGCGACTCCTATCGAAGAAGAATCTGATCTGTTGGATGTTCTCTGCGATTTGGCTGACGAACACGGATCTTTTATCAGTTCACCATCCAGAATTCCAAGTTCCAGCATTGAGGATAGAGCTGTAGGATCACAAAATTCCAGATCTTCAAGGCTTACTGTTACAACCCCAATATTGGATATTATTTCCAGTAGTGATTCGGTTGAGGATTTACCTTTTGATGACGATAGTATCTTAGGGACCCAGCATTCCAGAACTTCTCCGGATGATGCGGATGCAGTGAATACTGGCATAAATGATCCTACAAGTGATAGTGACGAAGAACGCGAGACTTTGGAAATGTCACAGATATTTGAAGAATCAGATCACGCTGTTGATTCTTTTcact GCGGACAGAGTCGGACAAAAGACATTCGATTTTCTTCAGCTTCTTACACTCTCGATCAAATAATTGAGCAAGAAGAGCTTGACGAAGAGAGTTCTAGTTCGTCGTTTACTGAACATTTTCTACCAAATGTCGATGGAGCCAATGATGACAGTTCGGACGATGAATCGAGTGATTGCGGAGCTTCTAAAAGGAGTAAAAAGGATACCAAATATAAACCTTTGGTATTTCGGTCGACGAATTCAACAGCCGGTAGTGTGCAAAATAAGGCCGGCACCACCCTCAAACTGACGTCACCTTCCTCTAGCTCTCAACGTTTTCCTAGTGCTTCATTTTTTACATCGACAATGCCTCAAGTGAATAATTCGATAAGTAGCGATACGCAATCAGAAACCCGTAATGTGTGCAGCAAATCAGCTTCGACTAAAAGTCCACAAACGGAATCCATTGCAATGCCAAACAACTGTGAATATGCGGATGCCTTATACGCAATGAGCTACTTAAGCCCTCTTCCCCTCGATGCGCCGGAATCGCCTCCAAAGCCTGGAACTCCAATCAAAGATGCGCGAGTAGCAATAGGCCCACTGTTGGAAGATATTTCAGCTTACGAAAGCGCAAGCGGTGGTAAAATCAAGTTCAATTCCAAACGGGTGTTATTAAAAAgtctagaagaagaaattagcACTTACCAAAGCCAAAACAATCGAAAGCTGCGACTGCCACCAAGTATTTCTTATCAACAGACTGTCAAGAAACAAACTGgtagaaaacgaaagaaaaaatcggaTGCGGATGTGGAAGAGAAAAGGGTGCCACAAATGGAAGGAGCATATCAAGATGTGAAAAGTTCTTTGATAGATACCACCCTATTGCTTTCACAGAAACTGAAATCGAGCCAGAATATGAGCCAAATAGAAAGCTCGATGACAGTTCTAAAGGAGAGAACAGTATCAGAAATCCAATCGCAAGAATCTGAACAAATTTCAGATGGAGAATCAACTGAATGTGTATTGCAAGAAATCGGGAAAGAAACCGAAGATGTTAAAGAAGACGAAATGGCCAGTGAAAAAGTTTATAGCAGCTGTTCAACGACTGAGGAAGACGATCAAAAAATAATAGCAGATTCCCAATGTAAAAACATGacgaatgaaacaaaaaaggacgaAGATGACATAAAAGATGAGGCATCCGTAAGCGACGCTGAACTAAATTTCTCCTCTCAAACTCCCAATAATTTACAGATGTCCCAAATTCCTCCGCCATCAAGTGATGACAGTTCTGGAAATTGCGAAAGAATATCTGAGTCaatgtttgaaattaaatcttcTCATACAACAATAGTGAATCCCTCGCGTCCTTCGAGCAGTCTCATCTATTCTACCGATCACTGTGATTCGTCCAATTCGACTTGGGACGGTGACAATAGTGGCGTTCTTCATGGCAATGATGAAACTGACCGACCAGAGACACCACCTACCCCGCTGACAGAATGTTCAGAGATCCCACCGCAAGTGCTAAATCCAGCAACAGCCTATACTACCGCCACTGACGGCCCAAGTGTGGAGCGGGTGACGTCAACCATGTCGATTTACGACATTCCATCAAAAGACAATTGCAAAGCGTTTTGGGGCGATGCAAATGACCTGCCGTccataatcaaatcaaaagacatTCGCCGCCAGTCCGTACTGATTGGCTCCAATTTAATTTGCCACTTGCCAGAATTCGGAACGACTTCGCAACAG ATTGATGAGGTGAATTTAAATGAGGCAAATCTTCCGGTCGTTCTGGCGTCACTTACCGACCCTCCAAGTAGACAATCCGTCGTTCAATggttaaaagacaaaaatgccCGGGAATCTTCTGATGTGGCCAGCTCATCGGAAGTCACAACGAAAAAACGTGAAAgagcagaaaaacaaaaaaatgtttgtgatCGATCTCAGTTAGAAGCGGCATCTTTAAACAATAGTTTCGGCTTTCGGGTATCCTTTGGAAATTGCCTCGAAGCAAAAGCTGTCCATCAa tacCAATATTTGACCATTTTGAGCGTGGAACTTCACATTGAAACGCGGCAAAATTTGCGACCAGATCCAGAATTTGACACTGTTATGGCTTTGTTCTACACTATTACAAACGACGTGCCTTTGGAGAGTCCAACACCTGAGATGGTGACTGGCGTGATTATTGTTGACCCCGAAGACGTTCCAGGACCAAACCAGAGGAGCAGGCTTTTGAATCGCACAGCTATTGTTAACTTTGAAGTCATCTCGGTCACTAGCGAATTTGACTTGTTTCAGGAACTAGCAAAGCTCGTTAACTTTTGGAATCCCGATATCGTGGTTGGCTATGAG ATTGAAATGCTGTCTTGGGGCTATTTACTGCAGCGTGGAACCGTTCTCGGAATACACGTTCAGAATCAACTCTCTCGGATACCGGGAGCATATCCAGACCGCCATGGGGGAATTCCCGAAGACATCATTGAAGGAGGTTATATGGTAGAGAAGAATTCTGACATCACTATAGGTGGCCGCATCGTTCTTAACTTGTGGCGGATTCTTCGAGTCGAG ATTGCACTCCAAAGTTATACATTTGAAAACATGGTTTTTCATATTCTTCATCGTCGAGTGTCCActtttccatttgaaaaacTGACTCGCTGGTGGAAAAGCAATCATGACCG ATGGCAAGTAGTTGAGCACTATGTCTCTCGTGTCCGGGGCAATATGGAACTTATGGAACAATTAGATGTTATCGGCAGAACCAGTGAACTTGCACGTCTCTTCGGCATTCAGTTTTACGAAGTTTTTACTCGTGGATCTCAA TATCGTGTTGAATCTATGATGCTTAGATTAGCTAAGCCGAAAAATTTCATCGCAGTTTCTCCATCGGTTGTACAGCGTTCAAGAATGAAAGCCCCTGAATGGCTTCCGCTGATCCTGGAACCCGAATCCAA ATTTTATACAGATCCGGTGCTGGTTTTAGATTTTCAGTCGCTGTACCCTTCGATGATTATTGCATACAATTACTGTTATTCCACATGTCTGGGCCGAACTCAACTACTGGGCAA AAACGAACCGTTTGAATTCGGATGCACTCAGTTACTCGTTCCACCCGCCGTAGTCCGAAAATTGGTTAAACAAGATTTAGTAAATATATCACCGGCCGGAGCAGTTTTCGTTAAACCGGAGGTTAGAACAGGCATCATACCTCAGATGTTAAGCGAGATTCTCAATACGCGTATAATG GTTAAACAATCTATGAAAGAATATGAAGGCGATACAACCTTACGTCGGGTGTTTGAGTCACGCCAATTGGGGCTCAAACTTATTGCCAACGTTACCTACGGGTACACTTCAGCCAACTTTTCGGGTCGCATGCCGTGCGTGGAACTGGGTGACAGTGTTGTCAGCAAAGGTCGTGAAACCCTGGAACGGGCAATTCATTTAATCGAGGAGCGATCGGAATGGAAAGCGCGTGTGGTTTACGGTGACACGGATTCCGTCTTTGTTTTACTGCCCGGCCGAAGTCGGGAAGAAGCATTTAAAATCGGGGACGAAATTGCACTTGCTGTTACTCAAGCCAATCCTCAACCAGTCAAACTTAAGTTTGAGAAAGTTTATCAGCCCTGCATACTTCag ACTAAGAAGAGATACGTTGGTTACAAATACGAATCAGTCAATCAGAAAGAACCGGTATATGAAGCGAAAGGCATCGAGACTGTGCGTCGTGACGGCTGCCCTGCTGTTGTCAAG CTACTGGAACGTTCATTGCGTGTGCTCTTTGAATCGTGCGACGTCAGTAAAGTGAAAGTTTATGTGCAGCGCCAATTCACCAAGATTCTGCAAAACCGCAACAGCTTGcaagatttcatttttgctaAAGAATTTCGCGGACGTGAAGGCTATAAGCCAGGAGCGTGTGTTCCAGCACTGGAGATTTCCAA ACAGCAGTCGAGGATTGATCGGCGCTCCGAACCGCGTATCGGCGAGCGTGTTCCATATATTGTTGTTTACGGATCACCTGGAGTCCCTCTTATTCGTTTGGTAGTTCCAGCAAATCAGTTACTGATTGACACTTCCCTTCGATTGAACGCCCATTATTACATCACTCGAGCTATTATCCCTGCGCTGCAGAGATGCCTGGGACTTTTGGGTGTTGACGTCCTTTCGTG GTACCAAAGTCTTCCGCGAGCGTGTGCACCGCCAACTTCCGCTGTGCCAAGTGAACACAGTAACTCGCGAAAAGCCACAATTTCCCAGTATTTTGGCTCGTCAGTTTGTCTCCTGTGCGACGATCCCATCCTGACGAATGGCCTGTGCGCCGCGTGTGGTTCCAGTCGCCAAACTAGCGCCTTCTCGCTGTCAGCTATGCAACGTCTCAGGGAGAAGGATTACACCGAATTGATCAGCCTTTGCCAGAGCTGCACGGGCAACACTCGCATCGAGCGTGATTGCATCTCCATGGACTGTCCAGTGCTTTACAGACGCGTCAAGGCCTTCCAAAATCTACAACTTGTGTCCAAGTGGCGTGACGCCTTGTCCCTCCTGTAA